A window of the Euzebya pacifica genome harbors these coding sequences:
- a CDS encoding carbohydrate ABC transporter permease has product MADTTTHRTATASGAALSDSERRGRRRERLRRAGLYTVLTVVGLGLLFPFLVVAGASLKARDDIFRYPPRLLPYSQDVAQVAGQDEALPLYDIDGEERVLLEGVGGGDGAFALPEDPTDVVEANIRTATTVDSVTARTENFGEVLDQQNLGRSLTNTILVTVLVVGGTVLTSLMGGYAFARISFPGRDALFLVYIGSIMVPFVILIVPLYQVMVGLGWVDSLAALVFPFVFNAYGTFLIRQFFVSIPKELEEAAVLDGASRWTILWRIFVPLSAPAIATLSTFMFLYAWNSFVWPFIVINAGNTDNHVLTLSLQQLGGRAADTPNLIFAAVIIAIAVPVTVFVLAQRYFVENLASSGIK; this is encoded by the coding sequence ATGGCCGACACCACCACCCACCGGACGGCGACGGCCTCCGGAGCCGCGCTGTCGGACAGCGAACGCCGCGGACGCCGGCGCGAACGCCTGCGTCGCGCCGGGCTCTACACCGTCCTGACCGTCGTCGGGCTGGGACTGCTGTTCCCCTTCCTCGTGGTCGCCGGCGCCTCGCTGAAGGCACGCGACGACATCTTCCGCTACCCGCCCCGCCTGCTGCCCTACAGCCAGGACGTCGCCCAGGTCGCCGGCCAGGACGAGGCGCTGCCCCTCTACGACATCGACGGGGAGGAACGAGTCCTGCTGGAGGGCGTCGGCGGCGGCGACGGGGCGTTCGCGCTGCCGGAGGACCCGACCGACGTGGTCGAGGCGAACATCCGCACCGCGACGACGGTCGACAGCGTGACCGCACGGACCGAGAACTTCGGCGAGGTCCTGGACCAGCAGAACCTCGGCCGGTCGCTCACCAACACGATCCTCGTGACCGTGCTCGTCGTCGGCGGGACGGTCCTGACCTCGCTGATGGGTGGCTACGCGTTCGCCCGCATCAGCTTCCCCGGCCGCGATGCGCTGTTCCTCGTCTACATCGGTTCGATCATGGTGCCGTTCGTCATCCTGATCGTGCCGCTCTACCAGGTGATGGTCGGGCTCGGCTGGGTCGATTCACTGGCGGCGCTGGTGTTCCCGTTCGTGTTCAACGCCTACGGGACGTTCCTCATCCGCCAGTTCTTCGTCTCCATCCCCAAGGAGCTGGAGGAAGCCGCCGTGCTCGACGGCGCCAGCCGCTGGACCATCCTGTGGCGCATCTTCGTGCCCCTGTCGGCACCGGCCATCGCGACCCTGTCGACCTTCATGTTCCTGTACGCGTGGAACAGCTTCGTGTGGCCCTTCATCGTCATCAACGCCGGCAACACCGACAACCACGTGCTGACCCTGTCGCTGCAGCAGCTCGGTGGCCGTGCAGCCGACACGCCCAACCTCATCTTCGCCGCCGTCATCATCGCGATCGCCGTCCCCGTCACGGTGTTCGTCCTGGCCCAGCGGTACTTCGTGGAGAACCTCGCGAGCAGCGGGATCAAGTAG
- a CDS encoding cell wall-binding repeat-containing protein: MINVRALVALLALSAMTMSVVPLVSAEAGTEGPVEEVAIDLEGAWRFSTGDEDAWADPDFDDSAWEEVQVPTDGGQDVFDDYDGFAWFRLAFDLPAGIDGVNLAASLGFIDDADIAYLNGVEIGRTGVMPPDSDSQWFERRLYPVPAEAPVVGGRNVLAVRINDFTGGGGWYRGPVGLFSKTSLREVVYGITGSPADAATTATVTELLATQADALADGDLDAFEATLTDGYVHDGRDTDRRRRELAGWLAESDGTLVLTDAEVEIIRADDGRLLVDTNRSITGTRDGEPFAFQPVTQEFLVIDPVTGLEAGNHSRFFRDLVEPGVEGKRREYVVYLPPSYYEAPDHRFPTVYLLHGINGGSREWEPRDFQARLDELFTTGGLAESIVVMPDGESLWYIDSSVTPWRSMFIDEMLPQVDAEYRTLPERAFRGLSGVSMGGHGAFTVGWSNPDLFSSIASHMGALSLPPLVGDADEMAANADEAPLVQVTGHTPAFLSSFAYFFDACADDDFRFGEAVEAMDGQLTAKMVEHTAIVYPEGRHNDDCWLPRIDASFGLHSDSFRAAGLVEPPPVEGLDVRRLAGPDRIATSVAMSVEGWEAADAAVLASAADFPDALTAGPLAMAVDGPLLLSAPDALSTPVADELARLDVATVYLAGGQQALSAAVEVELTARGYEVVRLAGEERTATARAIAERIVALRGDAETVVLARSDAFADALAASSVAATGVVPVLLTGSDALSETTGQALADLLPEGATVVLAGGDAALSPAVEQAVTDAGFVADRRGGDDRWATAAALRAAAGERGGGGLDPLVLASGTAFPDALGAGVLAARLGGGLLLVDPSDLDASPASAAALDGAAPDRVLVAGGPAAISDRVLEQVRAALAG; encoded by the coding sequence GTGATCAACGTCCGCGCCCTCGTGGCGCTCCTCGCCCTGTCCGCCATGACGATGTCCGTCGTCCCCCTCGTGTCGGCGGAGGCCGGTACCGAGGGCCCCGTGGAGGAGGTGGCCATCGACCTCGAGGGGGCCTGGCGCTTCTCCACCGGTGACGAGGACGCCTGGGCCGATCCCGACTTCGACGACTCCGCCTGGGAGGAGGTGCAGGTCCCCACCGACGGTGGCCAGGACGTCTTCGACGACTACGACGGCTTCGCGTGGTTCCGCCTCGCCTTCGACCTCCCGGCCGGGATCGACGGGGTCAACCTCGCCGCCTCGCTGGGCTTCATCGACGACGCCGACATCGCCTACCTCAACGGGGTGGAGATCGGCCGAACCGGCGTGATGCCACCGGACTCCGACAGCCAGTGGTTCGAACGGCGCCTCTACCCCGTGCCAGCCGAGGCGCCGGTGGTCGGTGGCCGCAACGTGCTGGCGGTTCGCATCAACGACTTCACCGGCGGCGGGGGCTGGTACCGCGGACCGGTCGGCCTGTTCTCCAAGACCTCCCTGCGCGAGGTCGTGTACGGCATCACGGGTTCGCCGGCCGACGCGGCGACGACCGCGACGGTCACCGAGCTGTTGGCCACCCAGGCCGACGCGCTCGCCGACGGGGACCTCGACGCGTTCGAGGCCACCCTGACCGACGGCTACGTGCACGACGGCCGCGACACCGACCGTCGGCGCCGTGAGCTGGCCGGCTGGCTGGCGGAGTCCGACGGCACGCTCGTGCTCACCGACGCCGAGGTCGAAATCATCCGGGCTGACGACGGGCGCCTGCTGGTGGACACCAACCGGTCGATCACCGGCACCCGCGACGGCGAGCCGTTCGCCTTCCAGCCGGTCACGCAGGAGTTCCTCGTGATCGACCCCGTGACGGGACTCGAGGCCGGCAACCACTCCCGCTTCTTCCGCGACCTCGTCGAACCCGGTGTGGAGGGCAAACGGCGGGAGTACGTGGTGTACCTGCCGCCGTCCTACTACGAGGCACCCGACCACCGGTTCCCGACGGTGTACCTGCTGCACGGCATCAACGGTGGCTCGCGCGAGTGGGAACCCCGCGACTTCCAGGCGCGGCTGGACGAGCTGTTCACCACCGGCGGGCTGGCGGAGTCCATCGTGGTCATGCCCGACGGCGAGTCGCTGTGGTACATCGACTCCTCCGTGACCCCGTGGCGGTCGATGTTCATCGACGAGATGCTCCCGCAGGTCGACGCGGAGTACCGCACCTTGCCGGAGCGGGCGTTCCGGGGGCTGTCGGGGGTGTCGATGGGTGGCCACGGTGCCTTCACCGTCGGCTGGTCCAACCCAGACCTGTTCAGCTCGATCGCCAGCCACATGGGCGCCCTCAGCCTGCCGCCGCTGGTCGGTGACGCCGACGAGATGGCCGCCAACGCCGACGAGGCCCCGCTGGTCCAGGTCACCGGCCACACTCCGGCCTTCCTGTCGAGCTTCGCCTACTTCTTCGACGCCTGCGCCGACGACGACTTCCGCTTTGGCGAGGCGGTGGAGGCCATGGACGGACAGCTGACCGCCAAGATGGTCGAGCACACCGCGATCGTCTATCCCGAGGGACGCCACAACGACGACTGCTGGTTGCCGCGCATCGACGCGTCGTTCGGCCTGCACTCCGACAGCTTCCGGGCCGCCGGCCTGGTCGAGCCGCCGCCGGTGGAGGGGCTCGACGTGCGACGGCTGGCCGGTCCGGACCGCATCGCCACGTCGGTGGCGATGTCGGTCGAGGGCTGGGAGGCCGCCGACGCCGCCGTGCTGGCCAGCGCCGCGGACTTCCCCGACGCCCTGACGGCCGGCCCGCTGGCGATGGCCGTCGACGGGCCGCTGCTGCTCAGCGCCCCCGACGCCCTGTCGACCCCGGTGGCCGACGAGCTGGCCCGGCTGGACGTTGCGACCGTCTACCTCGCCGGTGGACAGCAGGCGCTGTCGGCTGCGGTCGAGGTCGAGCTGACCGCCCGCGGGTACGAGGTCGTGCGGCTGGCAGGGGAGGAGCGGACCGCCACCGCCCGTGCCATCGCCGAACGGATCGTGGCGTTGCGGGGCGACGCCGAGACGGTGGTCCTTGCCCGCAGCGACGCGTTCGCCGACGCTTTGGCCGCATCGTCGGTCGCCGCGACGGGCGTGGTCCCGGTGCTGCTGACCGGCTCCGACGCCCTGTCGGAGACGACCGGCCAGGCGCTGGCCGACCTGCTGCCCGAGGGCGCGACGGTCGTCCTCGCCGGTGGCGACGCCGCGTTGTCGCCCGCGGTCGAGCAGGCCGTGACCGACGCCGGGTTCGTCGCCGACCGACGGGGCGGCGATGACCGCTGGGCCACCGCTGCCGCGCTGCGAGCAGCCGCTGGCGAACGAGGTGGCGGGGGGCTGGACCCGCTGGTCCTCGCGTCCGGCACGGCCTTCCCCGACGCCCTGGGCGCCGGCGTGCTGGCCGCTCGCCTCGGTGGCGGCCTGCTGCTGGTCGACCCGAGTGACCTGGACGCGAGCCCCGCCAGCGCGGCAGCGCTCGACGGTGCCGCCCCCGACCGGGTCCTCGTCGCCGGTGGACCGGCAGCGATCAGCGACCGGGTGCTGGAGCAGGTCCGAGCGGCCCTTGCTGGTTGA
- a CDS encoding MFS transporter — translation MHDRRAADHADVQRRTLRLLMLAVVPAGIGVTGSFSSAALLGEDLTGAAALGTLAASCVTIGGALSTVPLAQRMARTGRRAGLVRGWSIGAAGSALAAVAAITGLYPLLLLGSLGVGVGQASGLAARFAAADLADDAGRARAIGLLVWASSLGAVLGPTVGLGAVGQAAEAAGLPALAGPNLLSAVVFVGAAGLVHRWLRPDPLEVLGALRPAAPTTGALQALKERISEAAGPVRAIAANPAARLAAGGMVVGQAVMTGVMTATPLHMRSGAHELQVVGFVISVHIIGMYVFAPVVGWAVDRIGPRAVLALGGVALFVGGEMASHTRAEDSMGVFVGLFLIGIGWSCGLVAGSTMLTAAFPPLERVGVQGAADLLMSGSGALASLSAGVIYQLSSYADLSHLAGLLALTITAAALVSIATSARRRQAV, via the coding sequence ATGCACGACCGCAGGGCTGCCGACCACGCCGACGTGCAGCGTCGGACGCTGCGCCTGCTCATGCTGGCCGTGGTGCCCGCCGGGATCGGCGTGACGGGCAGCTTCTCCTCCGCCGCCCTGCTGGGCGAGGACCTGACGGGTGCGGCGGCGCTGGGCACCCTCGCCGCGTCGTGCGTGACCATCGGCGGTGCCCTCTCGACCGTGCCGCTGGCCCAGCGGATGGCCCGCACGGGCCGGCGTGCCGGGCTCGTCCGGGGCTGGTCGATCGGGGCGGCCGGCAGCGCGCTGGCGGCGGTCGCGGCGATCACCGGGCTGTATCCGTTGCTGCTGCTGGGTTCGCTCGGCGTCGGCGTGGGCCAGGCATCGGGGCTGGCCGCCCGGTTCGCGGCCGCGGACCTTGCTGACGACGCTGGCCGGGCACGGGCGATCGGCCTGCTGGTGTGGGCCAGCAGCCTGGGGGCGGTGCTCGGCCCCACTGTGGGCCTGGGGGCGGTCGGTCAGGCTGCCGAGGCGGCCGGGCTGCCGGCGCTGGCCGGCCCGAACCTCCTGTCGGCCGTGGTGTTCGTCGGGGCAGCCGGGCTGGTTCACCGGTGGCTGCGCCCCGACCCGCTGGAGGTGCTGGGGGCCCTGCGACCCGCCGCACCGACGACCGGCGCGCTCCAGGCGTTGAAGGAGCGGATCAGTGAAGCCGCCGGGCCGGTGCGGGCGATCGCGGCCAACCCCGCCGCCCGGCTGGCGGCCGGCGGCATGGTCGTCGGCCAGGCGGTGATGACCGGGGTGATGACCGCCACCCCGCTGCACATGCGCTCCGGCGCCCACGAGCTGCAGGTCGTCGGGTTCGTCATCAGCGTCCACATCATCGGGATGTACGTCTTCGCCCCCGTGGTGGGGTGGGCGGTGGACCGGATCGGCCCACGGGCGGTGCTGGCCCTCGGCGGGGTGGCGCTGTTCGTGGGTGGCGAGATGGCCTCACACACCCGTGCCGAGGACTCCATGGGCGTCTTCGTCGGCCTGTTCCTCATCGGCATCGGCTGGAGCTGCGGTCTGGTCGCCGGCAGCACGATGTTGACCGCCGCGTTCCCGCCGCTGGAACGGGTCGGCGTGCAGGGTGCGGCCGACCTGCTGATGAGCGGTTCGGGCGCGCTGGCCAGCCTGTCGGCCGGCGTGATCTACCAGCTCAGCAGCTACGCCGACCTGAGCCACCTCGCCGGCCTGCTGGCGCTGACGATCACGGCGGCAGCGCTGGTGTCGATCGCCACCAGCGCCCGCCGTCGCCAGGCCGTCTAG
- a CDS encoding CDP-alcohol phosphatidyltransferase family protein: MAVNAHFRSITDRAVVPMGRGMVRLGLTANTLTTLGLLGVVVGMGVLLSGRPVLGGWIAALSTALDAFDGTVARLTNTQSELGAFYDSVADRVADATIFGACLWLARGEPLTFTLVMVALAAALITSYVRAKAESLGWDATVGLIERPERVVIILLAVGYGFLVWGAGILAVGGVITIVQRLHAVYGQATAVVQPSDR, translated from the coding sequence ATGGCCGTCAACGCCCACTTCCGTTCCATCACCGATCGCGCCGTCGTGCCGATGGGGCGCGGCATGGTGCGCCTCGGCCTGACCGCCAACACGCTGACCACCCTCGGCCTGCTCGGGGTCGTCGTCGGCATGGGCGTCCTGCTGTCCGGCCGCCCCGTGCTCGGGGGCTGGATCGCGGCACTGTCCACGGCGCTGGACGCCTTCGACGGCACGGTGGCCCGCCTCACCAACACCCAGAGCGAGCTCGGGGCGTTCTACGACTCCGTGGCCGACCGCGTGGCCGACGCCACCATCTTCGGAGCGTGCCTGTGGCTGGCCCGGGGCGAACCGCTGACCTTCACCCTCGTCATGGTCGCCCTGGCCGCCGCGCTGATCACCAGCTACGTGCGGGCCAAGGCCGAGTCGCTTGGCTGGGACGCCACCGTCGGCCTGATCGAGCGGCCCGAACGGGTCGTCATCATCCTCCTCGCCGTCGGCTACGGCTTCCTCGTCTGGGGCGCCGGCATCCTCGCGGTCGGCGGCGTCATCACCATCGTCCAGCGGCTCCACGCCGTCTACGGCCAGGCCACCGCAGTGGTCCAGCCCTCCGACCGGTAG
- a CDS encoding phosphatidylinositol mannoside acyltransferase, with protein sequence MADLEQHAGDPTPMVPGLPPAPRADFGPRADGSHAYRGSGHPGAPVDRNHGAVDRVPPPRTPESLTQRLTGYAWDAAWETVRVLPSRPVFGMAGVGAGVARRVADDAMIRRNLSRVVPAEELDDAVEGAYASYARYYAEAFRADVMDPVWLDERTTTSGFEHLDGVLDQGRGAIILLAHHGSWDVAARWAESHGYHLACVAEVLRPRRVFHKFVTMRERLGLEIVPLRRGDDLTGRLARVLEQNHLAGLLSDRDLSGKAPLVQLFGEPARIPAGPALLNRRTGAPIVPITMMHRPGTRYHLQVLPPLETEGADLREAVQVTARGIEDLIRLAPEQWHAFQPIFEADRPITARREGTS encoded by the coding sequence GTGGCCGACCTCGAACAACACGCTGGCGACCCGACACCGATGGTGCCGGGTCTTCCTCCTGCGCCCAGGGCGGACTTCGGTCCCCGGGCCGACGGCAGCCATGCCTACCGCGGGTCGGGACATCCCGGCGCACCGGTGGACCGCAACCACGGTGCGGTCGACCGGGTTCCGCCGCCCCGTACCCCCGAGTCGCTGACCCAGCGCCTGACCGGCTACGCCTGGGACGCCGCGTGGGAGACGGTGCGTGTCCTGCCGAGCCGGCCCGTCTTCGGGATGGCCGGGGTCGGCGCCGGGGTCGCCCGCCGCGTGGCCGACGATGCGATGATCCGCCGGAACCTGTCCCGTGTCGTCCCGGCCGAAGAGCTGGACGACGCCGTGGAGGGGGCCTACGCCTCCTACGCCCGCTACTACGCCGAGGCGTTCCGGGCCGACGTCATGGACCCCGTGTGGCTGGACGAACGCACCACCACGAGCGGGTTCGAGCACCTCGACGGCGTCCTCGACCAGGGACGCGGCGCGATCATCCTGCTGGCCCACCACGGGTCGTGGGACGTCGCCGCCCGCTGGGCGGAATCCCACGGCTACCACCTGGCCTGCGTCGCGGAGGTCCTGCGACCCCGCCGGGTCTTCCACAAGTTCGTCACCATGCGCGAGCGGCTGGGCCTGGAGATCGTGCCGCTGCGCCGGGGCGACGACCTGACCGGTCGGCTGGCACGCGTGCTCGAGCAGAACCACCTGGCCGGCCTGCTCAGCGACCGGGACCTGTCGGGCAAGGCCCCGCTGGTCCAGCTGTTCGGCGAACCCGCCCGCATCCCGGCCGGCCCCGCCCTGCTGAACCGCCGGACCGGCGCACCCATCGTCCCCATCACGATGATGCACCGCCCCGGCACCCGCTATCACCTGCAGGTCCTCCCGCCGCTGGAGACCGAGGGGGCCGACCTCCGCGAGGCCGTCCAGGTGACCGCGCGCGGCATCGAGGATCTCATCCGGCTGGCGCCCGAGCAGTGGCATGCCTTCCAGCCGATCTTCGAGGCCGACCGCCCCATCACCGCCAGACGAGAGGGAACGTCGTGA